Proteins found in one Channa argus isolate prfri chromosome 7, Channa argus male v1.0, whole genome shotgun sequence genomic segment:
- the LOC137130089 gene encoding trypsin-3 has translation MKVFILLALFAVAFAAPYADEDDKIVGGYECRKNSVPYQVSLNVGYHFCGGSLISSTWVVSAAHCYQSRIQVRLGEHNIAVNEGTEQFISSAKVIRHPNYSSYNLDNDIMLIKLSKPATLNSYVKTVSLPSSCASAGSTCLISGWGNTSSSSSNYPDRLMCLDAPILSDSSCKNSYPGQITANMFCAGFLEGGKDSCQGDSGGPVVCSGQLQGVVSWGYGCAQRNKPGVYTKVCNYNTWIRNTMSSN, from the exons ATGAAGGTTTTCATTCTTCTGGCTCTGTTCGCAGTGGCAT TTGCTGCTCCCTATGCGGATGAGGACGACAAGATTGTTGGAGGCTACGAGTGCAGAAAGAACTCTGTGCCCTACCAGGTCTCTCTGAACGTTGGCTACCACTTCTGTGGAGGCTCCCTGATCTCCAGCACCTGGGTGGTGTCTGCTGCTCACTGTTACCAGAG CCGCATCCAGGTGCGTCTTGGTGAGCACAACATTGCTGTCAACGAGGGCACAGAGCAGTTCATCAGCTCTGCTAAGGTCATCCGTCATCCCAACTACAGCAGCTACAACTTGGACAATGACATCATGCTGATCAAGCTCAGCAAACCTGCCACCCTGAACAGCTACGTAAAGACCGTGTCCCTGCCCTCCAGCTGTGCCAGTGCAGGCAGCACTTGTCTGATCTCTGGATGGGGAAACACCAGCAGCTCTTCAA gTAACTACCCTGATCGTCTGATGTGTCTTGATGCCCCCATCCTGAGTGACAGCAGCTGCAAGAACTCCTACCCTGGACAGATCACCGCCAACATGTTCTGTGCTGGATTCCTCGAGGGAGGAAAGGACTCCTGCCAG GGTGACTCTGGTGGCCCTGTGGTGTGCAGCGGTCAGTTGCAGGGTGTGGTGTCCTGGGGTTATGGCTGTGCCCAGAGGAACAAGCCTGGAGTCTACACCAAGGTCTGCAACTACAACACCTGGATTCGCAACACCATGTCCTCCAACTAA
- the LOC137130087 gene encoding trypsin-3-like, whose translation MKYFILLALFAAAFAAPYGDEDDKIVGGYECRKNSVPYQVSLNGGYHFCGGSLISSTWVVSAAHCYKSRIQVRLGEHNIAVNEGTEQFISSAKVIRHPNYSSYSLDNDIMLIKLSKPATLNSYVKTVSLPSSCASAGSTCLISGWGNTSSSSSNYPDRLMCLDAPILSDSSCKNSYPGQITANMFCAGFLEGGKDSCQGDSGGPVVCSGQLQGVVSWGYGCAQRNNPGVYTKVCNYNTWIRNTMSSN comes from the exons TTGCTGCTCCCTATGGGGATGAGGACGACAAGATTGTTGGAGGCTACGAGTGCAGAAAGAACTCTGTGCCCTACCAGGTCTCTCTGAACGGTGGCTACCACTTCTGTGGAGGCTCCCTGATCTCGAGCACCTGGGTGGTGTCTGCTGCTCACTGCTACAAGTC CCGCATCCAGGTGCGTCTTGGTGAGCACAACATTGCTGTCAACGAGGGCACAGAGCAGTTCATCAGCTCTGCTAAGGTCATCCGTCATCCCAACTACAGCAGCTACAGCTTGGACAATGACATCATGCTGATCAAGCTCAGCAAACCTGCCACCCTGAACAGCTACGTAAAGACCGTGTCCCTGCCCTCCAGCTGTGCCAGTGCAGGCAGCACTTGTCTGATCTCTGGATGGGGAAACACCAGCAGCTCTTCAA gTAACTACCCTGATCGTCTGATGTGTCTTGATGCCCCCATCCTGAGTGACAGCAGCTGCAAGAACTCCTACCCTGGACAGATCACCGCCAACATGTTCTGTGCTGGATTCCTCGAGGGAGGAAAGGACTCCTGCCAG GGTGACTCTGGTGGCCCTGTGGTGTGCAGCGGTCAGTTGCAGGGTGTGGTGTCCTGGGGTTATGGCTGTGCCCAGAGGAACAACCCTGGAGTCTACACCAAGGTCTGCAACTACAACACCTGGATTCGCAACACCATGTCCTCCAACTAA